One Blattabacterium cuenoti DNA window includes the following coding sequences:
- the rplQ gene encoding 50S ribosomal protein L17: MNHRKKNNHLSRKFGHRNSMLSNMSSSLIKEKRIFTTLAKAKALKRYIEPIITKSKINTLHSRRNIFSLLKDKIAVSELFKDVFKKVRERSGGYTRIIKVGFRLGDMSKYSLIELVDFNDLSFIKIKKNKRKYTRRSSKKTKNLIKKKDRGRIYEQN; encoded by the coding sequence ATAGGAACTCTATGCTTTCTAACATGTCTTCTTCTTTGATTAAAGAAAAAAGAATTTTCACAACTTTAGCTAAAGCTAAGGCATTAAAAAGATATATAGAACCTATTATTACAAAATCTAAAATAAATACTCTTCACTCAAGAAGAAATATATTTTCATTATTGAAAGACAAAATTGCAGTGTCAGAACTTTTCAAAGATGTTTTTAAAAAAGTACGGGAACGTTCTGGTGGATATACAAGAATTATAAAAGTTGGATTTCGGTTGGGAGATATGTCTAAGTATTCTTTGATAGAATTAGTAGATTTCAATGATTTATCTTTTATTAAAATTAAAAAAAACAAGAGAAAATACACGAGACGTAGTAGTAAAAAAACAAAAAATTTAATAAAAAAAAAGGATAGAGGAAGAATTTATGAGCAAAATTAA